The Candidatus Binataceae bacterium genome has a segment encoding these proteins:
- the amrB gene encoding AmmeMemoRadiSam system protein B, translated as MDKPRIRAVEAFPIEHEGQRLICLRDPLGLAPQPLAMGAAAYFLLSLMDGTRSAGEIGQAFAHQFGYALPPAQLDAFIETLDQGFFLDNSRFARRRRAVGQEFAGLAQRPAAHAGLCYPAQPSELRKELMSFFEPPQGPGWAEIASKPSLPNLAGLIAPHIDPRRGRSAYARAYHQMMVRQPPQLVIILGTSHYGSGPELFTATTKDYATPLGNLTTDRAFLARLAGRYRAGDLFADELLHRNEHSIEFQTLFLALTLGLEDYQIVPILVSSFHELVRDRRMPNADPRVGAFLDALGEELAADGRRVCIIAGVDFAHVGKKFGDAQAADDDMIAWLREEDRRLIETIEQGDGAAFFRDILCDGDRRRICGLSPIYTQLELLRGRRGRLLAYDVALEPPTESAVSYAALAID; from the coding sequence ATGGACAAGCCACGAATTCGCGCGGTGGAGGCCTTCCCAATCGAGCATGAGGGGCAACGGCTGATTTGCCTACGCGATCCCCTGGGTCTGGCTCCGCAACCATTGGCGATGGGTGCGGCCGCCTACTTCCTGCTCAGTCTGATGGATGGAACGCGCTCCGCCGGTGAGATCGGCCAAGCCTTTGCGCACCAATTCGGGTATGCTCTGCCGCCCGCGCAACTCGACGCCTTTATCGAGACTCTTGACCAGGGTTTTTTTCTCGACAATTCACGCTTCGCCCGTCGTCGGCGTGCGGTTGGTCAGGAATTTGCCGGGCTGGCCCAGCGACCTGCCGCTCATGCCGGGCTTTGCTACCCGGCCCAGCCGAGCGAGTTGCGCAAGGAGCTGATGAGCTTTTTCGAACCGCCACAAGGTCCGGGTTGGGCCGAAATCGCGAGTAAGCCCAGTTTACCCAATCTGGCCGGGCTGATCGCGCCGCACATCGATCCGCGCCGCGGCAGGTCGGCCTACGCCCGCGCTTATCATCAGATGATGGTGCGCCAACCACCTCAACTGGTGATTATCCTGGGCACTTCCCACTACGGCAGCGGCCCGGAGCTGTTCACGGCCACCACCAAAGACTATGCCACCCCGCTGGGTAATCTCACCACCGATCGAGCTTTTTTGGCGCGGCTGGCCGGGCGCTATCGCGCGGGCGATCTCTTCGCCGACGAGCTGCTTCATCGCAACGAGCATTCGATCGAATTTCAGACCCTCTTTCTTGCCCTCACGTTGGGCTTGGAGGACTACCAGATCGTGCCTATCCTGGTGAGCTCCTTCCATGAACTTGTACGGGACCGTCGAATGCCGAACGCCGATCCCAGGGTTGGCGCTTTTCTCGACGCGCTGGGCGAAGAATTGGCCGCCGACGGCCGGCGGGTCTGCATTATTGCCGGAGTGGATTTCGCGCATGTGGGCAAAAAGTTCGGCGACGCGCAGGCGGCTGATGACGACATGATCGCATGGCTGCGCGAAGAAGATCGGCGCCTGATTGAGACTATCGAACAGGGTGACGGCGCGGCTTTCTTTCGCGATATTCTATGCGACGGCGACCGGCGCAGGATCTGTGGTCTATCCCCCATTTACACCCAGCTTGAACTGCTGCGCGGCCGGCGCGGCCGTCTGCTAGCCTACGACGTTGCTCTGGAGCCGCCCACTGAATCGGCGGTTTCCTACGCCGCGTTGGCGATCGACTAG
- a CDS encoding NAD-glutamate dehydrogenase domain-containing protein, whose protein sequence is MSSETIETLIEAQVQGDEARVLKLFAARLFVRMPPELARRLLDEEALELARAGLDFFASRTDNPTLALREQRLGGQLHSVVQVAMRDGAFIVDSIRNYLHEVSLTPLALLHPVFGVARDGEGKLASFELASVRESREAYVAAVLEEKLDQVAANRLLAALAPRLREVAAATADFAPMSARCLQLCEELARARELIEVRDFLRWMAGGGWIFLGYRHYELDRDHQLNEQRDASLGILRAPVRELGGLEHYEREWLFTGPRVIVGKSRQPAFVHRTDLMDEILIRRGVNGAVSGFEHFLGLFTTKAASEEAAQVPLLRDKLRQLLQREQLQPGSHDYKELIAAFNGLPKAELFRASVDELGMQLTALRQGAGEDAVRVTIAPDAPRRMVIVMVLMPRERFSAQVRVEIQETLRRRLGGELIYYHLQLQEGYEAQLHFCFAAPPPPAAVLSEIRNDVGRLTRTWSDRLREGLIERWGDPRAALLAARYDHAFPPAYQAAADPARALTDIERLEILLAGGKPPVEISATEQAGALELRLYQLGEEPALSDLMPMLQNFGLRVLSEAAYQLAPRAGTQSERAFVLQFVVQTGAHDSAAGLERASELSAALSAVRAGWLEDDPLNALVVSGGLQWREVALLRLYLAAAFQMKLAPALAALRRIFLSHPALAKRLIEFFSLRLRPGAATPAAQIEACKADYLSSLGAIDNLSDDRSARRVLALVEATVRSNYFVTPAADTVPYLAIKLASNRLPDLPDVAPLYEIHVDSPLMQGCHLRAGMVARGGIRASDRLEDFRTEILELMKTQTVKNAIIVPVGAKGGFVLKHAGNVGPEQVVAAYKTLINGMLDLTDNVVKGRVIHPPDGAILDGDDPYLVVAADKGTAEFSDIANELAIARGFWLGDAFASGGSQGYDHKKLGITARGAWESAKRHLRELGRDPDGGAPVTVVGIGDMAGDVFGNGMLQSANLKLLAAFNHRHIFLDPDPDPRLSFAERQRLFALPHSQWSDYNPALLSPGGAIVRRGQKVIALSPQVRAALGIEESELDSDSLIKAILRAPVDLLYNGGIGTYLRASDESDAEVGDHANDGCRIAANQLRTKIVVEGGNLGFTQRARVEYALAGGRINTDAIDNSAGVDLSDHEVNLKILFAPALLRGSLDLAQRNQALTAATAEVCEQVLANNRDQVLLLSLEQVRSARQPSVFREHLNEIEHRGLLRRREEALPSHEALHERQTRFVGLTRPELAVLVAYTKIDLAQRLHQAAFIDDPYFNTRFLVPYFPGSIVRDYGAEVGRHQLRRELIATTLVNELVDLMGAIFIFSLMRDFDTSAQDAIRAWLIASDVLDLRAHLNRVKQRMNQLIPGAEVAALLSLEQAADRATRALLGAAASEQPIAQRVAQLAPAWNEVGMQFESALTGGERARFERYYRDLRAAGLAESDAHPLARLNFADHLLQIIGLSVQTATPASRAAQAFFALAGVIDFALIEEALAAIGPHDRWERRAAQDLALELQWGRLRLTQQLLAEPPLLVESSEQLGRWLAGRDRKRMEQVQHTLAELKATANLGLAPLGVAVRLISRLASAVAPQA, encoded by the coding sequence GTGAGCAGTGAAACCATCGAGACTTTGATCGAGGCACAAGTACAGGGGGACGAGGCGCGGGTGCTCAAGCTATTCGCGGCACGCCTGTTCGTGCGAATGCCACCGGAGTTAGCACGCCGCCTGCTTGACGAAGAAGCCCTGGAGCTGGCGCGAGCAGGGCTGGATTTCTTCGCGAGTCGCACCGATAACCCCACTCTGGCGCTGCGCGAGCAGAGGCTGGGCGGGCAACTCCATAGCGTGGTGCAGGTAGCGATGCGCGACGGCGCCTTTATCGTCGATAGCATTCGCAACTATCTTCATGAGGTTTCACTCACCCCACTTGCGCTCCTCCATCCAGTCTTCGGCGTGGCCCGCGACGGCGAGGGCAAGCTGGCAAGTTTCGAACTGGCCAGCGTGCGCGAAAGCCGGGAGGCATATGTCGCGGCCGTGCTGGAAGAGAAGTTGGATCAGGTCGCGGCCAACCGCCTACTCGCCGCACTGGCGCCGCGCCTGCGCGAGGTGGCCGCTGCAACTGCCGATTTCGCGCCGATGAGCGCGCGCTGCTTGCAACTGTGCGAGGAATTGGCGCGCGCCCGCGAATTGATCGAGGTGCGCGATTTTTTGCGTTGGATGGCAGGCGGGGGCTGGATTTTCCTGGGCTACCGTCACTACGAGCTGGACCGCGACCATCAATTAAACGAACAGCGCGACGCCTCCCTGGGCATCTTGCGCGCTCCAGTGCGTGAGTTGGGCGGCTTGGAGCATTACGAGCGGGAGTGGCTGTTCACTGGCCCTCGGGTGATTGTGGGCAAAAGCCGCCAACCTGCGTTCGTGCACCGCACCGATCTGATGGACGAAATTCTCATTCGCCGGGGCGTCAACGGCGCGGTCAGCGGCTTCGAGCACTTCCTGGGGCTGTTCACCACCAAGGCGGCAAGCGAGGAGGCCGCCCAAGTGCCCCTGCTGCGCGACAAACTGCGCCAGTTGCTGCAACGCGAGCAATTGCAGCCGGGCTCCCACGATTACAAGGAGCTGATCGCCGCTTTCAACGGCTTGCCCAAGGCCGAGCTGTTCCGCGCCTCGGTGGACGAGTTGGGTATGCAGTTGACCGCCTTGCGTCAGGGCGCGGGGGAAGACGCGGTGCGGGTTACGATCGCGCCCGATGCGCCGCGCCGCATGGTTATTGTGATGGTCCTGATGCCACGTGAGCGTTTCTCCGCCCAGGTGCGGGTGGAAATTCAAGAAACGCTGCGCCGGCGCTTGGGCGGGGAATTGATTTATTACCACCTTCAACTACAGGAGGGCTATGAGGCGCAGCTCCACTTTTGCTTCGCCGCGCCACCACCGCCGGCTGCGGTCTTGTCCGAGATTCGAAACGACGTCGGTCGGCTAACGCGAACCTGGAGCGATCGCTTGCGAGAGGGATTGATCGAACGCTGGGGTGACCCGCGCGCCGCCCTTCTAGCCGCTCGCTACGACCACGCCTTTCCCCCGGCCTATCAGGCTGCCGCTGACCCTGCCCGCGCCCTGACCGATATCGAGCGACTGGAGATTTTGCTGGCCGGTGGCAAGCCACCGGTGGAGATATCCGCAACTGAGCAAGCGGGGGCCCTGGAACTGCGTCTTTACCAGTTGGGTGAAGAGCCCGCACTCTCGGACCTGATGCCGATGCTGCAAAATTTTGGCTTGCGCGTCCTGTCCGAAGCCGCCTACCAGCTTGCTCCCCGCGCCGGCACCCAGAGCGAGCGCGCGTTCGTGCTGCAATTCGTGGTGCAGACTGGCGCACACGATAGCGCCGCTGGGCTCGAGCGCGCATCTGAATTGAGCGCCGCGCTGAGCGCGGTGCGCGCCGGCTGGCTGGAGGACGACCCGCTCAATGCCCTGGTCGTGAGCGGCGGCCTGCAATGGCGCGAGGTGGCGTTGTTACGGCTGTATCTGGCGGCGGCATTTCAAATGAAACTGGCGCCCGCGCTGGCCGCGCTGCGGCGGATTTTTTTATCCCATCCGGCGCTAGCCAAGCGTCTCATCGAGTTCTTCAGCCTGCGTCTACGCCCCGGGGCCGCTACGCCGGCCGCGCAAATCGAGGCGTGCAAGGCGGATTATCTTTCCAGCTTGGGCGCGATCGACAACCTGAGCGACGATCGCAGCGCGCGCCGCGTGCTAGCCCTGGTCGAAGCCACCGTGCGCAGCAATTATTTCGTCACCCCCGCCGCCGACACCGTCCCATACCTGGCAATCAAGCTTGCTAGCAACCGCCTTCCCGATCTACCCGATGTCGCGCCGCTCTATGAGATCCACGTTGACAGTCCGCTCATGCAGGGCTGTCATCTGCGCGCCGGCATGGTGGCGCGCGGGGGAATTCGGGCCAGCGACCGGCTGGAGGATTTTCGCACCGAAATCCTGGAGTTGATGAAGACCCAGACCGTCAAAAACGCGATTATCGTGCCGGTGGGCGCCAAGGGCGGCTTCGTACTCAAGCATGCGGGAAACGTGGGCCCCGAGCAGGTGGTCGCGGCATACAAGACCTTGATCAACGGCATGCTCGACCTGACCGACAATGTGGTCAAGGGCCGGGTGATTCATCCCCCGGACGGCGCCATTCTGGATGGCGACGATCCCTACCTGGTGGTAGCCGCTGACAAGGGAACAGCGGAGTTTTCGGACATCGCCAACGAACTGGCGATCGCACGCGGCTTCTGGCTGGGCGACGCTTTTGCCTCGGGCGGCAGCCAAGGTTACGACCACAAGAAACTGGGCATCACGGCGCGCGGGGCTTGGGAATCCGCCAAACGCCATCTTCGCGAATTGGGCCGCGACCCCGACGGCGGCGCGCCGGTCACGGTAGTGGGAATCGGCGACATGGCCGGCGACGTGTTCGGCAATGGCATGTTGCAATCGGCCAATCTGAAGTTGCTGGCCGCCTTTAACCATCGTCACATCTTCCTCGACCCCGATCCCGACCCCAGGCTCAGCTTTGCCGAGCGCCAGCGGCTGTTCGCCCTGCCTCATTCGCAATGGTCGGACTACAACCCCGCTCTTCTCAGCCCGGGTGGAGCGATCGTTCGCCGCGGCCAAAAAGTCATCGCGCTCAGTCCCCAGGTACGCGCCGCGTTGGGTATCGAAGAGTCCGAGCTGGACAGCGACAGCTTGATCAAGGCGATTTTGCGGGCGCCGGTCGATCTGCTCTACAACGGCGGCATCGGGACCTACCTGCGCGCCAGCGATGAGAGCGACGCCGAGGTGGGCGATCACGCCAACGATGGCTGCCGGATAGCAGCCAATCAGCTACGCACCAAAATCGTGGTGGAGGGGGGTAATCTCGGCTTTACCCAACGCGCTCGGGTCGAATACGCACTGGCAGGCGGCCGTATCAATACCGACGCGATCGACAATTCGGCCGGCGTCGATCTGTCCGATCACGAAGTCAATCTGAAGATCCTGTTCGCGCCCGCCCTGCTCCGGGGTTCACTGGATCTCGCCCAGCGTAACCAGGCCCTGACCGCGGCCACCGCCGAGGTGTGCGAGCAAGTGTTGGCCAACAATCGCGACCAAGTTCTCTTGCTCAGCTTGGAACAAGTCCGCAGCGCCCGCCAGCCCAGCGTCTTTCGCGAGCATCTCAACGAGATCGAGCACCGCGGCCTGTTGCGCCGGCGCGAAGAGGCGCTTCCCAGCCACGAAGCGCTGCACGAACGGCAAACTCGCTTCGTCGGCCTGACCCGCCCGGAATTGGCCGTGCTGGTGGCTTACACCAAGATCGACTTGGCCCAGCGGCTGCATCAGGCCGCGTTCATCGACGACCCGTATTTCAACACGCGTTTCCTGGTCCCCTACTTTCCTGGCTCGATCGTACGCGACTACGGCGCCGAGGTGGGTCGACATCAACTGCGGCGCGAGCTTATCGCCACCACCCTGGTCAATGAGCTGGTCGATCTGATGGGCGCAATCTTCATATTCAGCCTGATGCGCGATTTCGACACCAGCGCGCAAGACGCGATCAGGGCTTGGCTGATAGCCAGCGACGTGCTCGACTTGCGCGCCCATCTCAACCGCGTCAAGCAGCGCATGAATCAGCTTATTCCCGGCGCCGAGGTGGCGGCCTTGCTCTCGCTGGAACAGGCCGCCGACCGCGCCACTCGCGCCCTGCTGGGCGCGGCCGCTTCCGAGCAGCCAATCGCACAGCGCGTGGCGCAACTGGCGCCTGCCTGGAACGAGGTCGGCATGCAATTCGAAAGCGCGCTAACCGGAGGCGAGCGCGCCCGTTTCGAGCGCTACTATCGCGATCTGCGCGCAGCCGGGCTGGCTGAGAGCGACGCTCATCCTCTGGCCCGCCTAAACTTCGCCGATCACCTGCTCCAGATCATCGGGCTGAGCGTGCAGACCGCGACTCCCGCGAGCCGCGCCGCGCAGGCCTTTTTCGCTCTGGCTGGGGTGATCGACTTCGCGCTCATCGAAGAGGCGCTAGCCGCTATCGGCCCTCACGATCGATGGGAACGGCGCGCGGCGCAAGATCTTGCCCTGGAGTTGCAATGGGGACGCTTGCGGCTAACCCAGCAACTGCTGGCTGAGCCACCGCTGCTGGTGGAATCCTCCGAGCAACTTGGCCGCTGGCTGGCTGGCCGAGATCGCAAACGGATGGAGCAGGTCCAGCACACTTTGGCCGAGCTCAAAGCGACGGCCAACCTCGGCTTGGCTCCCTTGGGGGTAGCGGTGCGGCTCATCTCGCGTCTGGCCAGCGCAGTCGCGCCGCAAGCCTGA
- a CDS encoding Rieske 2Fe-2S domain-containing protein: MLSREDNELLCRVGPGAPMGDLLREFWTVAVRSQALEADGAPVRVRLFGENFVAFRASDGRVGFFDEGCPHRCTSLALARNEDNALTCIFHGWKIDVSGKVVEVPSEPPERRAEFAAKVRVRHYPVREAAGAVWVYLGRSEQPPQFYNFEFAKLPASHCVPMRAVVHCNWFQAFEQVLDSAHLGILHQSWLKQIGTTMRLATLTSPVFETLKKPYGFREGAIRDLGDGTYYARIREVVFPYFSFIPNDPPQPNFMMCAVPIDDEWNAQWLFWYDPHQPLASFDHVPHSQTQRASGANLDNFCTDMGGPENMWNQDRKAMKEGHFTGITKNFIYEDFAIEEAMGPIMDRSREFLGRSDTIILTVRRALLQAARDFRQGKQPSFMDRAIDYGSVRAAAVRYDKSVDWRAMDPLNPPPGLSVQW; the protein is encoded by the coding sequence ATGTTGAGCCGGGAAGACAACGAGCTATTGTGCCGGGTTGGGCCGGGCGCCCCGATGGGCGACCTGCTGCGCGAATTTTGGACCGTCGCTGTGCGCTCCCAGGCCTTGGAGGCCGACGGTGCTCCGGTACGGGTACGCCTGTTTGGCGAGAATTTCGTGGCTTTCCGCGCAAGTGACGGACGGGTAGGCTTCTTCGACGAAGGTTGCCCTCATCGTTGCACCTCGCTGGCCCTGGCCCGCAACGAAGACAATGCGCTTACCTGCATCTTTCACGGCTGGAAGATCGACGTCTCGGGTAAAGTGGTCGAAGTGCCCTCCGAGCCGCCCGAGCGACGCGCCGAGTTTGCCGCCAAGGTGCGGGTGCGCCATTACCCGGTACGTGAGGCCGCAGGCGCGGTGTGGGTCTATCTGGGGCGCAGCGAGCAGCCCCCGCAGTTCTACAACTTCGAGTTCGCCAAGCTCCCCGCCAGCCATTGCGTGCCGATGCGCGCGGTCGTTCACTGCAACTGGTTTCAGGCCTTCGAGCAGGTTTTGGACTCCGCCCATCTGGGCATCCTGCATCAGTCCTGGCTCAAGCAGATCGGAACCACGATGCGGCTGGCGACCCTGACCAGCCCCGTCTTCGAGACTTTGAAAAAGCCCTACGGCTTCCGCGAGGGGGCAATTCGCGACCTGGGCGATGGCACTTATTACGCGCGCATCCGCGAAGTGGTATTTCCCTACTTTTCCTTTATTCCCAACGATCCCCCGCAGCCCAACTTCATGATGTGCGCAGTCCCGATCGACGACGAATGGAACGCTCAATGGCTGTTCTGGTATGATCCTCATCAGCCGCTGGCCAGCTTTGACCATGTTCCCCATTCGCAAACCCAACGTGCGTCAGGGGCCAACCTCGACAACTTCTGCACCGATATGGGCGGTCCCGAAAACATGTGGAATCAGGATCGCAAGGCGATGAAGGAGGGGCACTTCACCGGCATCACCAAGAATTTCATCTACGAAGACTTTGCGATCGAGGAGGCGATGGGTCCGATCATGGACCGCAGCCGTGAGTTTTTGGGACGTAGCGACACCATTATTCTTACCGTCCGGCGGGCTCTCCTGCAGGCCGCGCGCGATTTTCGCCAAGGCAAACAGCCGAGCTTCATGGACCGCGCGATTGATTATGGCAGCGTGCGTGCGGCCGCCGTGCGCTACGATAAGTCGGTAGATTGGCGCGCCATGGATCCGCTCAATCCGCCGCCCGGCTTGTCAGTCCAATGGTAG
- a CDS encoding dihydrolipoyl dehydrogenase — MSATVDVDVICIGAGGGAYPAAFRLAGAGRKVVMVDPKGVMSGNCLAEGCVPSKAVREAAALWNRAQRFARFGIQRKPAVDYGEVVAHKDAVQRLRYAQHEEELKALGGRLELVKGVARFLDLRRLKVEGPNIDREYRAQQIIIASGADVALPPIPGAKDCLTSRSIFKLNPSVRSLPDTLLVVGGGYVGLETASFFRSFGSRVHVLEMTDQLLPGFDPRMVGELERLLDPEITITLKAKVEAVERTARGFKIWYRHDGRQKSAESEQVLLAVGRTPVIPEGCERVGLELEGGAIKADEAERTNLPGIYACGDVNNQSPLFHAAVRQSLVAAANILAGRAVDHFDRGSVPFTVFTLPAAAFVGIVPASASPLGVKLIEAAASLSEDSRAQILDETGGEVRLFFSPGNLRLIGAWVVGLDAENLISEIGLAVARGLTARDLAEFPGQHPMASESIAKAARSVL, encoded by the coding sequence ATGAGCGCGACCGTAGACGTGGATGTCATCTGTATTGGCGCGGGCGGCGGCGCATATCCGGCGGCGTTCCGGCTGGCGGGTGCGGGACGTAAGGTGGTGATGGTCGATCCAAAGGGAGTCATGAGCGGTAACTGTCTAGCGGAGGGTTGCGTGCCATCAAAGGCAGTGCGCGAGGCCGCGGCATTGTGGAATCGCGCGCAACGCTTCGCCCGCTTTGGAATTCAGCGGAAACCCGCAGTTGACTATGGCGAGGTAGTCGCTCATAAGGACGCCGTTCAGCGGCTCCGCTACGCCCAGCATGAGGAGGAGTTAAAAGCGCTCGGCGGCAGGCTGGAGTTGGTCAAAGGGGTAGCCCGCTTCCTTGATCTACGAAGGCTGAAGGTCGAGGGGCCAAACATCGATCGCGAGTACCGCGCGCAGCAGATTATCATTGCCAGCGGCGCCGATGTTGCGCTTCCTCCGATTCCCGGCGCCAAGGATTGTCTGACCAGCCGGAGCATCTTCAAGCTCAATCCAAGCGTTCGCTCGCTACCTGACACGTTGTTGGTGGTGGGCGGCGGTTATGTTGGCCTGGAAACGGCGAGCTTTTTCAGATCCTTTGGGTCCCGCGTTCACGTCCTTGAGATGACCGATCAGCTTTTACCCGGTTTCGATCCGCGGATGGTTGGAGAACTCGAGCGGCTACTAGATCCTGAAATTACGATCACGCTTAAAGCCAAAGTCGAGGCCGTCGAGCGGACGGCGCGCGGTTTCAAAATTTGGTATCGGCACGACGGGCGCCAGAAATCCGCGGAAAGTGAACAGGTCTTGCTGGCGGTTGGAAGAACCCCGGTCATCCCCGAGGGTTGCGAGCGCGTCGGGCTTGAACTGGAGGGCGGCGCGATCAAGGCGGACGAGGCTGAGCGAACCAACCTTCCGGGGATATATGCCTGTGGCGACGTTAACAACCAGTCGCCACTGTTTCACGCCGCGGTGCGTCAATCCCTGGTCGCCGCAGCAAACATCTTGGCGGGCAGGGCAGTAGACCATTTCGATCGCGGGTCGGTACCTTTTACGGTCTTCACGCTCCCCGCGGCCGCCTTCGTGGGAATCGTGCCAGCAAGCGCATCGCCGTTGGGGGTGAAGCTGATCGAAGCGGCGGCGTCGCTAAGTGAGGACTCACGCGCACAGATTCTCGACGAAACGGGCGGCGAAGTCCGCCTCTTTTTCAGCCCAGGGAACCTGCGGCTGATAGGAGCCTGGGTGGTCGGATTGGATGCCGAAAACTTGATCAGTGAAATCGGGCTCGCGGTCGCCCGCGGCTTGACCGCGCGCGACTTGGCTGAGTTCCCCGGTCAACATCCGATGGCGAGCGAAAGCATCGCCAAGGCTGCTCGTTCGGTGCTCTGA
- a CDS encoding Rieske 2Fe-2S domain-containing protein, protein MVAEPDPGDRVGKSAVAPHARLGRPPPREFVACPLIGGLRIDRLRAVAATSKKAGRPRRPRFRIAASAELPPGASRKFLLTIAGIEEECFLINLGGEFYAYVNRCRHVPLPLDWVDNQFFTPDRRYLICQTHGALYLPASGLCVSGPGDTCGKTLFRIPLETEAGQIYACPPAGAPEPGI, encoded by the coding sequence ATGGTTGCGGAGCCAGACCCAGGGGATCGCGTAGGCAAATCAGCCGTTGCCCCTCATGCTCGATTGGGAAGGCCTCCACCGCGCGAATTCGTGGCTTGTCCATTGATCGGCGGACTCCGTATAGACAGGTTAAGAGCTGTGGCAGCCACGAGCAAGAAAGCTGGCCGACCTCGGCGCCCGCGCTTCAGAATCGCGGCGAGCGCGGAGCTGCCGCCGGGCGCGTCGCGGAAGTTCCTTTTGACGATCGCCGGGATCGAAGAGGAATGCTTCCTGATCAACCTAGGGGGCGAATTTTACGCTTACGTCAATCGATGCCGACACGTACCGCTGCCGTTGGATTGGGTGGATAACCAGTTTTTTACCCCAGATCGTCGCTATCTGATCTGCCAAACCCACGGTGCGCTTTACTTGCCGGCCTCGGGCCTGTGCGTAAGTGGGCCCGGGGACACGTGTGGAAAGACGTTATTTCGCATTCCTTTGGAGACGGAGGCCGGACAGATTTACGCATGCCCGCCGGCGGGCGCGCCGGAGCCGGGAATTTAA
- a CDS encoding class I SAM-dependent RNA methyltransferase, with product MSGSKTMPAVVERLRPARVEVAIEELSGPFGLGRYQGRVLMVPGTVPGDLIEAEIERDRGTYALATLRRVIEPAPARRSPPCPFLPRCGGCDWQQVVYPAQLAAKGRLLAQQFERGLGLRLQTNDLVQPAPREFGYRARVRLQVSSAGLLGFYRTGTNDLVPIDQCLLTVPELNLDVARAVVAALPGCEELELVAAGVGPVAVAILNRRAQEQDQTRATRAIAQAGLAGLVVRARDRRIAVGEVETSLELEPGLELRLAADAFSQVNHQANRALIAAVLERVAQADARKVLDLYCGAGNFSLPLARRGLEVLGVDADALAIEAAERNARRLALPVRFVAMRAAELAPFLLRAGYRPDLALLDPPRGGARPLMASLGRLRPRQVVYVSCDCATVVRDLRLLCEQGYRLESVRGFDFFPNTHHLEVVAVALLT from the coding sequence GTGAGCGGGTCCAAAACCATGCCTGCCGTCGTCGAGCGCCTTCGCCCGGCTCGGGTCGAAGTGGCGATCGAGGAGTTGAGCGGTCCTTTCGGCCTAGGGCGCTATCAGGGCCGAGTGCTGATGGTCCCGGGGACGGTGCCGGGCGATCTGATCGAGGCCGAGATCGAGCGCGATCGAGGTACTTACGCGCTCGCCACGCTACGGCGCGTGATCGAGCCGGCGCCGGCGCGCCGCTCTCCGCCCTGTCCTTTCCTTCCCCGATGCGGCGGCTGTGACTGGCAGCAAGTCGTATATCCGGCCCAGCTCGCGGCCAAGGGGCGGCTGCTCGCCCAGCAATTCGAGCGCGGATTGGGCCTGCGCTTGCAGACCAACGATCTGGTGCAACCCGCGCCGCGCGAATTCGGCTATCGGGCGCGGGTGCGGCTGCAAGTAAGTTCGGCGGGCCTGCTTGGATTCTACCGTACGGGCACCAACGATTTGGTCCCGATCGACCAATGCCTGCTAACCGTGCCCGAGCTCAATCTCGACGTCGCTAGAGCTGTGGTCGCGGCCTTGCCCGGATGTGAAGAGCTGGAACTGGTGGCTGCGGGAGTGGGTCCGGTCGCGGTGGCGATCCTTAATCGGCGCGCTCAGGAGCAGGACCAAACACGTGCGACCAGGGCGATCGCGCAAGCGGGGCTGGCGGGGCTGGTTGTGCGGGCGCGCGATCGGCGGATCGCGGTGGGCGAGGTCGAGACCAGCTTGGAATTGGAACCGGGCCTGGAATTGCGGCTGGCGGCCGATGCCTTCAGCCAGGTCAATCACCAAGCTAATCGTGCTTTGATCGCGGCGGTGCTCGAGCGCGTAGCGCAGGCGGATGCGCGCAAGGTGCTGGACCTTTATTGCGGCGCGGGCAATTTCAGCTTGCCACTGGCCCGGCGCGGGCTGGAGGTCTTGGGGGTGGATGCAGACGCACTGGCGATCGAGGCCGCCGAGCGCAACGCGCGCAGGTTGGCTCTGCCCGTCCGTTTCGTGGCGATGCGGGCGGCGGAACTAGCGCCGTTTTTGCTGCGCGCGGGCTATCGCCCGGACCTCGCGCTGCTCGATCCACCGCGCGGCGGTGCCCGTCCCCTGATGGCCTCGTTGGGGCGCTTGCGCCCACGCCAAGTGGTGTACGTATCATGCGACTGCGCCACCGTGGTGCGTGATTTGCGCTTGCTGTGCGAACAGGGCTATCGGCTGGAAAGTGTGCGCGGGTTCGACTTTTTTCCCAACACTCATCACCTGGAGGTGGTGGCGGTTGCGCTATTGACTTGA